The Campylobacter concisus genome segment AAATTTAGGTGCAAATTTAAAAGATATGGGGCTTGAGATTTGGCAGGTTTTTAGCGTGAAAGATAGCTTGCCAGAGGTTGATTTTAAGCATTTTGACATGGCACTTTTTGACTGCAAGGGCGAAAATGCCGGCGGAAACGGCACTAGCTTTGAGTGGGAAATTTTAAAAGAGGTTAAATTTAAATTTGGCATGGCTGGGGGCATAGGCGAGCACAACATCAAAGAGGCGCTGAAATTTAGGCCATATTTAGTCGACATCAACTCCAAAGTCGAGGACGAAAACGGCATAAAAGATGCGCAAAAGATAGAGAGAATTTTAAAGATCATAGGTGAGGTAGAAAATGAACACTAAAGCATATTTTGGAAAATTTGGCGGGCAGTTTGTGCCTGAGACGGTGATGTTTGCTCTTGATGAGCTAGAAAACGCCTATGCCAGTATCGCAAAAACAAAAGAGTTTAAAGACGAGCTTGATGATCTGCTTAAAAATTATGTGGGTAGGCCTAGTCCGCTCTTTTTCGCAAAGCGCCTAAGCGAGCACTACGGACATGAAATTTACCTAAAAAGAGAGGATCTAAACCACACTGGCGCGCATAAGATAAACAACGCCCTAGCTCAAGCGTTGCTTGCTAAAAAAATGGGTAAAAAGAAAATTTTAGCTGAGACTGGAGCTGGACAGCATGGCGTGGCGACAGCGACTGCAGCGGCACTTTTGGGCTTAGAGTGTGATGTCTATATGGGCGCAACAGACGTTGCTAGGCAGCAGCTAAATGCCTTTCGTATGCAGCTTCTTGGAGCAAAGGTGGTGAGCGTTGAAGACGGGCTAAAAACGCTAAAAGAGGCGACTACGGCGGCCATACAAGCGTGGGTAAACGAGATAGAGAGCGCATTTTACGTCATTGGCTCAGCCGTTGGCCCGCATCCGTATCCAAAGATCGTGCGCGACTTCCAAAGCGTGATTGGCACAGAGGCCAAAGCTCAGCTTGCAGACTACGGCAAAAAGGCTGACTACGCCATCGCCTGCGTTGGTGGAGGTAGTAATGCTATTGGAATTTTTAGTGCATTTTTGGACGATGAGAGTGTAAATTTAGTAGGTATCGAGGCTGGCGGTCTTGGTATAGAGACGCCTTATCACGCAGCTACGCTTAGCAAAGGCAAAACCGGCATCATCCACGGCATGAAAACGACGGTCTTGCAAGATGAATACGGCATGATCTCACCAGTTCACAGCATCTCAGCAGGCCTAGACTACCCAGGCATCGGCCCAGAGCACGCCCACCTAAACGACATTAAAAGGGTAAAATACGAAGCTGTAACTGACGATGAGTGCATAAACGCTCTTTATTTCTTAAGCAAGATGGAGGGCATCATTCCAGCCATCGAGAGTGCGCATGCACTAGCGTATCTAGAGAAGCTTTGCCCAAAACTTGATAAAAAAAGCGTCATAGTCGTAAATGTCTCAGGTAGGGGCGATAAGGACATAAATACGGTTATCGGCTACGAAAAAGGAAAAATTTATGGATAAGATCAAAAGTGCATTTAACGGCAAAAAGGCAAACATCGGCTACATCGTGGCTGGATATCCAAGCTTAGAAAAAACGAAGGAATTTTTAGAAAATTTAGATGATAGCACGCTTGATCTAGTTGAGATCGGCATCCCTTACTCTGATCCGCTGGCTGATGGTAAACTCATAGCGCAAGCTAGCTTTGAGACGGTGCAAAACGGCGTAAATACGGACATTGTCTTTGATATGCTTGAGAGTTGCAAGGCAAAAGTGACAAAGCCACTTATATTTTTGGTTTATTACAACATCATCTTTGCTTATGGTGTTGATAAATTTCTAAAAAGATCAGTTGAGGCTGGAGTTAGCGGCTTTATCGTTCCGGATCTGCCTTGCGAGGAGTGCGAGGAATTTGCTCTAAAGTGCAAGGAGCTAAATTTATGCCTCGTGCCACTTATCAGCGTCACATCTGGTAGTAGAGCGGATGGAATTTTAAAATTTGGCTCAGGATTTATCTACGCTCTTGGCGCAATCGGCGTTAGCGGTTCAAAAAGGGCTGATGAAGATAGGATAAAAAATTTGGTCCTAGAGCTTAAGAAAAAGAGCGATCTGCCAGTAGCTGTGGGCTTTGGTATAAAAAACAAAGATGATGTTAATGAGGTAAAAAAATATGCTGACGGAGCGATAATAGGTACTCAAATAGTTAAGCTTTGTGCCGAATTTAGCGGTGAAAAGCTAGTAAAAGAGATAGATAAACTCTTTTAAAATGCTTAATAAATTTATAGCTAATTTAGTAAAGCCAAAGTATAATTGAAAATGCATTTCAAGTCTTAAGGAAGAGATATGAGAAAAGTTATAGATGAAGCTACAAGCTATCTTTGCAAGGATACTTTAGGGCTGGATTTAGAGTTTGGTAAGAGTCTGGGCAAAGGATTTTACGGAGCTAGCATACCAGTCTATAAGGGCAAAAGCGAGTATTATTTTTACCTATTTTTTAAAAAAGATACTTTGAAAATTTTCATGAATGCCTTTTTTGGTCACGAAGATGTTGATGGTGGCGATTTAGACGATCTTTGCAAAGAGATAGCCAATCAGATCATTGGCAAAGCTAAAAATTTACTAAATGAAAAAGAGCCAAATACTTATAAACTTGGGACACCTGAATTTTTAGGTGAAGTTGAAAATTTTGGTATCAAACTAAAAGAGAAATTTGTATATAAAATAAAAAATAGAACATTTCAAATAGGCTACGACATACAATGAACGACGAGAGTGCGATAGAGACGCTAGAGCAGCTAGGGCTTTTTAAGAGCTATGATGAGCTTATGGATATAAGCGTTGATTTTATAGCTGAGCTAGGAACTACCACGGTTAGTATAAATGAGCTTTTGAAATTTGAAGCTGGCTCGGTTATAGACCTCGAAAAGCCAGCTGGTGAGAGCGTAGAGCTATATATAAATAATAGAATTTTTGGAAAAGGCGAAGTAATGGTTTATGAGAAAAATTTAGCCATCAGGATAAATGAAATTTTGGATTCAAAGTCAGTTATTCAGTACTTCAAAAAAGAACTTTTATGAAATTTATACTATTTTTCTTACTTTTTGCAACTCAAATTTTAGCTTCAAACCTATTAACTTACAATATCTATGAACGTGCTGATAGAGTCGATATTATGCTTAGCTTTGATGCACCTTATGAAGGAAATATCTTTCAAAAGCGCGAAAAGGACACAACATCTTTGATATTAAATTCGCTAAATTACGATCAAAGTGCCAGCAAAGATATAAACTCAAAGATTATTCAAGAGCTTGAGATAGAGCCAAAGCAAAACTCGCTTGTCTTAAATTTGCGCTCAAATGATGCTATTATCGTAAATGCTTCAAAGACGACTGATAGTTTTGGGCTCCGCATTCGTGTAACTCTAAAAAATGCAAAACCTCAAATACAAAATATGCCTCAAGCTAGTGCAAAAATAGAGAGCCCTAGCACTCCAAAGATAGATGAAGAGCCTATGTTAAATATAGACTCAAGGTATTTTATAGTCTTAAGTGTGCTTATTGCGCTTCTTGTATTTTTATATGTATTTAAAAGATATATTACTTCAAAGAGTAGTGATTTTAGCGGGTTTAAAACACCTAGAAATCAGTCTCAAAATGATACAAAATCAATGAACTGGCTACTTAAAAATCAAAATAGTAACGTCAATATAATATATGAAAAGTATCTTGATCGCACTAATAAACTAATGCTATTAAGCTATGAAAATAGACGTTATTTAGTGATAGTCGGTAGCTCAAATGTAATGCTTGATAGCTTTGGTGAAGACAAGATACAAAATGAGCAAGATTTTGCTATATTTTTTGAAGAGAACAAGAAAAAACTAAGCTCATTTTTGGAAGAGCGAAAAAATAGTTTAAGTAACTATAAAGATAAAATGAGCGGAGAATTTTAGTAGTTTTAGCTAAAATTCTCGTCCAATTTAAATTTTTAGCGTTAAAGCTAGTTTCAAAATTTATACAAACGAAATAGCAAAAATTTCAGGTTTTGTGATCTTTTTTATCTCTTCTTTTGCCATAGCAAATTCTTTTGCACCTTCTATTTTTAACGTGTGCCCACTAAATTCGAAGTTTAAATTTAGCCTTTCACAGGTTAGATCAAGTGCCTTTGCTAGTGAGAGTATAAAACTTAGCCATCTTATACACTCGGCTTTTGGAAGTAAATTTTTATATCGCTCAAATTCATAGATGTTTTTCTTTCCGTTTGTGCCAATTACTACTGCAATCAATGCTTTTTGTTCATGCGAAAAGCCATAATTTAAGGCATTTAGGACTATATAGGCTGAGTTTTTATGATCGCCATAAAAGCCAATCTCTTGACCGACATTGTGAAGTTTTGTAGCAACTAAAAGTACTTCAAGATAGTTATCGCTTAGACCATGAAGCTTTTTTAATACCATAAATATATCTTTTGCATATCTTGTGACCGATTTATTGCATGATAATATAAAACGATCTTGCAAACTTTTGATACTTGGATTAAAATTTTGCGGAAATTTAATGCTAGGGCGTAAAAAATCTTTTAAGAACACTCCCTCTCTTACGCCAACCCCACTTGTTATAATATTTTTGGCATTTAGAGCTTCGGCAAGGGCTAAAAAGATATGTGCGCCTTCTCTAATGGTGTCGTATCTATCTTTTTTAATAGGAAATTTATTTAGCTCAAGCACGCTAACATTTGCAATACTCTCGATGTAGGCTTGCTCGTCGCTAAGCTTATAGCAAAAGCCATGCAGTGATGAGAGTGGATATAAATTTTTGCTCATTATAGCAGATGATATCGCTCTAAGAGAGCCACCAATAGCGATTATATTTTGGCATTTAAATCGCTCATCTATCTGTTTTGTAACTTGTTCTAAAAATTTTGGCAACTTATTTAAGTTTTTCTTATCAAAAAAAAGCTCTTTTAACCTAACTGTACCAATGTCAAGTGAGAGCGTATCTATTATTTTGCCTTTGCTTATTCTGGCAAGCTCAGTTGATCCGCCACCGATATCAATAGTGACGCATTCAGCGATGTTATGGAGCAAATTCTTGGCCGCGATTGCACCAAAAGTAGCCTCTTCTTTGCCGTCTATGACTTTTAAATTTATGCCAAGTTTTTTTCTTAAAAGAGAAATCAAAACATTTGCGTTTGGAGCATCCCTAAGCGCTGAAGTACCAACACATAAGACTTTATTGCATTTGTAGCTTTTTATGATATTTGAAAATTCTCTAAAAGCCTTTAGCGCTTTTTTCATTGAGCTTTCGGATATTTCATTGTTTGAGCCATATCCGCCTTCACCTAGGCGAACCTTTGTTTTATATTCAGCTAGTATAAAAAATGCTAAGCGTGACGTTCTCTCAAATATCGCCATTCGCATGGAATTTGAGCCAAGATCGATTACTGCGGTTCTCTTTGCCATTTTTATCCTTTTATATTTAAAACTAGGCTTGCGACTGCACCGCTTCTATCGTTTCTATTTTTAATGTCTACTTCGCCACCAAGAGCCTGTGCTGCACCTTTAGCTAGAAACAACCCAAGCCCAGCACCACCTTTGTCGCCATATCTTTTAAATGGAGCAAATAAATCTTTACTCTCATCTATGCCTATTCCTTCATCTATTACTTCGATAATAAATTTATTTTTTATAAGCTTAGAGCTAATCGTAATGGTGCTATTTTTTGGTGAAAATTTAATGGCATTTTGAACAAAATTTTGCACAATGTGAGTTAGCAAGCTAGTTTGTATTTTTAGATTTAAAATTTCTGGTTTTAGGTCCAGTTTTATATTTTTTTCATCATTTTTTGCAAGTATCTCATAGTTTTTCACAAGTTTTTTTAAAAATCCTATGACATCGGTATTCACTGGCTCTTCAAACTGAGCTCCTTCTTGACGGCCGATCTCAAGTATAGAACTTATCATCGCGTTCATGCCGTTTATAGCTTCATTGTTTGATTTTAGAGCTTCGATATATTTTTCACTCTCGCGTGGCTTTAAAAGCGTAACTTCATTTTTTGTTTTCATTACGGCCAGCGGTGTTTTTAACTCATGTGCCACGCCTACAAAAAGCTCTTTTTGGTATAAGACAAATGTTTGGATACGAGAGATTAGCCTATTTATGCTCTGTCCAAGTGGTAAAAACTCATCTGGTAGACTTTTTATATCGATCTCATGAAGAAATTTTTCATCTAAATTTGCAAGCTTATGACTCAAAATTTTTATAGGTATTAAAAGCATTCTTGATAAAAATAGTGCATAAAAAAGTACCAAAAGTATCGCTGATACATTTACGATTATAATATCTATAAAAATTTCTTCTACTATATGGGCTTGAAGAGTAGTATCTTTTTCTAGGCTTAAATAACTGCTTTCATCAAGTTTTGTTATTAAAAAAGTTTTACTCTGATCCTTTGATTTTCGTGTTACGATATATGTTTCTTTATCTTGTGGCTCGTCTGTTTTTATCGTTGCTAGAGTTTTATTTGGATTTTCTATCGTAAATGTTTTTGAATTTAAAGGATTGAAATTTTGAGGATTTTTTTTATAAGCTTCGGCTTGATAGTTTAGCTCATTAACGACACTTTGAAAAACGGTAACCCTTATATAGTGATAAAGCATTACCGAAATAACTACAATTAGCATCATAGCACCAGATGCTAATTGTAGTATAAATCTATTCCTTAGGCTTTTTTGGGAAAACAAAATCTATATCCGCGTCTTCTAACAGTTTCAATTGTTGAAATATTTAGTGGTTTGTCCATTTTTTGGCGGATTTGGTTGATAGCGACTTCAATGACGTTTGGAGTGACGAGCTCTGGCTCTTCCCAGATAGCATCAAGCAGTTGCTCTTTAGATACGATCTGATCTGAGTGTCTTGCAAGATGAGTTAAGACTTCAAAAGGTTTACCTTTAAGCTCAATATCACGACCCAAATATGTGATTTTTTCTTCATCTGGATTGATGATGAGCTCATCAATTTTTATAATATTTGTGCCGCCAAAGCGTAGTCTAGCTTCAAGTCTAGCTACTAGGATATCAAAATCAAATGGTTTTTTGATATAGTCATCAGCACCAGCTCTAAGTGCTTTTATTTCGCTTTCTTTGTCATCTTTTGCAGAAAGAACTACAACTGAAGTGCGTGGAGATTTATGTTTGATGATGTTTATAAGATCTATGCCATCGCCATCTTGAAGCATCCAATCAGTCAAAACTAGATCGTAATTTCTGATACCTATATAGTACTCAGCATCTTTAAAATTTTCAGAGCTATCAGTTTGATAGCCAAACTCTTGCAAGCCCTCAGCAATCGTCTTATTTAGCGTCACTTCATCTTCAACTATTAAAATACGCATTTTGCTTCCTTAAACTAAAATTTATGGGCGATTGTATCATAAATTAAGCAATATTTCAAGATAGTTTAATAAATTTTTAAAAAATAGTGTTTATTTTTGCTCCAACAACCGCATTTGGTAAAATTTCAGTTTTTAAAATTTCCATTTTAAGGCTAGTTAGTGAGCTAAATTTCTCTTTTAATGCTTTGCTGGTTTCTTCAAGCGACTCTTCAACGCTTTGAAACTGTCTTTCATTATAAAAATTTTTAACAAAGTCAATAATTAAAACATAATCAATAAAACTAGTTGAGCAAATTTCTAGATTCATTTGCACCTCTTGCTTAGCGACTCGCTCAAAATCAAGCATTCCAATGATCGTTTCAAATTTATAATCTTTAATGATCGTCGTCATCTCGCTTTTCATACGACTTTTTTCTCCTTGCCAGATATTAAGCGAACGATATTTGGTATGTGTTTATAAACCACCAAAAATGCGATGATTAGTATCGGAGCGTGTGTATAGATTTCATCTAACTCTGGGTGGATTATAAAGCTTGATGCTATGAGAGCTATCAACGCACAAAGTGAAGCAAGAGAGCTAATTTTTAAAAATTTTCCGACCACAAACCAAACAGCTAGAGCAATAATGATCTCAACTGGTAAGAAAAATGCGATCACTCCAGCTCCAGTTGCCACGCCTTTGCCGCCTTGAAAGCCCAAAAATATAGAAAAACAATGTCCAGCCACGCTTAAAACCGCCATCGTCCAAAGTACACTTTGGCTAGCTCCTAAATATGAAGCGACAATAAGTGGCAAAACTCCTTTTAAAACATCACAAACTATCGTTAAAATGGCTAGTTTTTTGGCTAGTTTTGGATCTTTTTGTTTTAAAACTCTTAAAACATTTGTCGCACCGATGCTCTTGCTGCCTTCGTTTTTTATATCAACATGCCCAAAAATTTTTGCAAGAATGAGACCAGATGGAATACTTCCAAGTAAATAACTAATGGCATAAAGTATTAAATTTTGCATATTTTACCTTTTAAATTTAAAGAGAAATGATATTAAAAAAATACTAATTTTTTTATAAATCATCTCCACAGAAGCACGATTTTTTCGTCGTAGATGTCGCTTTTCTTTGGCGAAATTGGCGTTTCGTTTATCGTGATGTTTTGAACATCATTCGCCTCTTTTAGTGCATCGCACTCTTGTGCAAATTTCTCCTCAAGCTCGCTTATGGCTAAGCTTATATCATTTACGCTTTGCTCGCTAAGCTTGACGTCACTTCGCTCTTTTAAGACTCTATTTGCACTTCTTGCACTCGATGCGATTTTACCCGCATTTTGACGAGATAAAAGCTTGTTGCCAAATATCGCTCCAAGTATGCTAGCGCTTATATTTATGGCAGCATCAAGCCCACTTGTGGTCATCTCTTTTTGCTCTTTATCAAGCTTTGCTAGAGCCTTGTTTAGCTTGTCTTGTAAGCTTTTTCGCTCTTTTTCAAATTTAGCTGTGAGTTTTGCAGTTTGTTCTTCTAAAATTTCATTGCACCTATCTTGAAGTCTGATATAAAACTGCTCCTTTGTTTCATTGTTTTTTGAATAAATTCTCAATGCTTCAAAGATATTAAATTTAAAATTTCTATACAGATACTCTTTAAAATCTTTTTGGATATTGTCAAAATTTTTAGCTTTTAAGATGAAATTTGGCACAGCTGCAAAGCTTGCGTCACTTGGCTCATTTCCGCTTGCATCAACGTGCAAACCTTCACTAGCCTCGCTCCAGTTTGGCTCATTATCATTTTCGCTTAGTTCATAAAGATAGCCTACTTCATAAACGCTATCGATATCTTTTTTGGTGTCATAAATTCTTATCTTTGCGCTTGCTAGTAAATTTGGCGTGAGGCTTTTTGAGTTAGCATAAAGCTGCGTGATCTCATTTGAGATTATGGGCTTTATGCTAAATTCCATCTCGCTTTTATCGATCCTTGTATCAGATAAATTTTCTTTTTGCTCTTTCATCAAATTTGAAATTTGTTCGCGACTAAGCGGGCCTTTTAGATAGCTAAGTGCCCAGCGTGTAGAGATGACGTTTAAGCCGTCCTCATTTATATTTTTGAGTAAGAAATTCCTCTTTGCCAAATTTGATATGAGGCTTTCTAGTGAGGCTTTATCTAAGCTTGAGCCAGAGATACCACTTAGTCCGTCGATCACACGGGCTTTATCCTGCGCTGTTTGGAGGCGGCCGATAAACCAAGTGCCTATGTTGCTAAGGCCTTTGTAGTCAAGATCGACCGGGTTTTGCGTACTTAAGACGCAGCCAAGACCAAATGCACGAGCTTGTTTTAAGAGCGTAAGCATAGGCGTTTTTGACGGTGGGTTTGCATTTGGTGGGAAGAAGCCAAAAATTTCGTCCATATAAAGGATCGCTCTAAGTGAGCTTGTGCCCTCGGTGCCGCGCATCCACGCGATAATCTCATTTAGTAAAAGGGTAACAAAAAACATCCTCTCAGCATCATTTAGGTGTGAGATTGTAAAGATATTGCACTTTGCTTTGCCGTTTTCGTCAAATAGCATCTTTGAAATTTCTAGTCTAACGCCTTGAATCCAGCCTTTAAAACTTGGGCTTGCGATAAGTGCGTTTATCTTCATGGCAAGCTTTAGGCGTTCACTGCTTGGATAGAAGGTATCCACGTCAAAGACACCTATCTTTTTAAAAGGTGGATTTGCGATGAAATTTATAAGCTCTTCGATGCTGACGTCTTTTTGCTCTTTAAATTTAGTATCAAATATGGTTGAGATGAGTAGCTGTTCTTTTGAATTCATGTCCTCGGAATTTATACCTACAAGAGATAATACTGAGGCTGCAAGCGAATTTATATAGTTGCTAAAAATTTCTTCATCAGTGATATTTGGGCAAGCAAAGTCACTAAGTAGCGCCACGCCTATACCAGCTGAGCTTTTTGGTGTGTAGATGTTAAAGTTTGCGCTTTCTTTTAAAATTTTTACTCGCTCAAGATCTTGAAAGCTTGACTCTATGCCGTTTCTCCAAAGCTCGGCTTGAGAGGTGGCAAATTCCTCTACGCTTTGACCTTTATTGGTTGCTTCTGCTTCATCTATGTATGGTAAAAAATCCTCCGGCCTCATCTGCGGAAAGGTTAGAGCTAAATTTGTGATGTCGCCCTTTGGATCGATGATGATAGAAGGTATATTGTCTATGCATGCCTCTTCTAAAAGCGTGATACCAAGGCCTGTTTTACCGCTACCTGTCATACCTATGATAGCTGCGTGGGTGGTTAGATCCTTATTTTTATAAAAAAATGGCTCTTTGTCTTTTAGTCCGATATAAAAAAGTTTTAAATTTTCTTGTATTGTTTTCACTAGCTGCCTTATTCGTATAAATTTATACGTGAGCGAAGCTCGTCAAGTGTCTCTTTTATGCGCTTTTGCGTAAAATCTTTTATCGTTTCATCATCATCGATAAGCTTCATACAGTATCTAATGTAGCCTTTATATGCCAGCTCTGTAACAAGTCTTAGTTTTAAAGTCACGTTTTTTACTTTATCTGGCGCAATTAAGATTTCAAAGGTCGCTTCTAGCTCTTCTCCATCTTGAAAATTTGTAGTTTGCGGGCTTAATACGCTTATGCCACCCTCAGAAACATCATAAAGGCTACCTTCGATCTTGTCTTGCTTTCCTTTGATAATAGTTTTGGTGAAACGATTTGGCAAGATACGTTGGAATTTTCTTTTATATGCGTACATCGTCGTATTTCGTAAGAAATTTGAAAGAGTGACGCCTTTATTGACTATATTGTAATTAACAATATCAGCACATAATGGCTTTGAGAAAAAGCTATTGGGCAAAATAAAACCTTTGCCGTCTTGTTTCATAGCTAAAATTTGCATCATATCCACGCGAAAAACGACACTATCTTCTTTAACTTCTAAAATTTCAGCCTCATATTTTATATTTAATCCATCATATAAATTTAAAAGCTCTGGCCTTACCTTGGCTTTTTTCATACGAGTGAATGTATTGATCGGATCTTCATAAAAAAATGTTCCGGTTTCGATCATATCTTTTACATTTGTTTCTTGCTGGTCTTTGGCACCACATAAAATTTCTTTGATTCTTGAAACAGCATTTACGAAATAACCTACGAAGGCACTGTTGTCGCAAGAGTGACTGAAATTTAAGGTCAAATTTAAAAGTAGGAAATTTATTAATTCGTCTCTTGCGTTTGATTTTGGTATTAGATTATTTAAATCATCTTGTAGCTGCGTAGCATTTGGCTTTTGAATAAGCAGTGTATCAAAGATATTTTCAAGACAAATTTTTACCTGATCGTGCGGCACGATAAATGTTAGTTGCCTACAAAATTTTATACCGTCATCGATAAATTTATCTCTTAATTTAAGTATGCTGTCTTCGCAATTTATTACAAGCTCTTGCCTGCCTTTAAAATCCATGTAGTCTCCGGAATGTTATTGATTAAAGCCAAGGCTATGATATAAAAAGTTATATTAAAAAAGTATTTAAATTTATTTGGGGGAGAAATTTCTAGGTAAAGATACCTAGAAATTTCTATTGATTATAGTTTGCCTTCGTTGTGTGAAAGGTAGTCGGCAACACCTTCAGTGCTTGGTTTCATGCCAGCATCACCTTTGTTCCAGCCAGCCGGACAAACTTCGCCGTGCTCATTTGTAAATAACATAGTATCTACCATTCTGATCATCTCGTCGATGTTTCTACCAAGCGGTAGGTCGTTTATAACTGCGTGGCGAACTGTGCCATCTTTGTCAAGTAGAAATGATCCGCGAAGCGCTACACCAGCGTCTTCTAGAAGTACG includes the following:
- a CDS encoding helicase HerA domain-containing protein; the protein is MKTIQENLKLFYIGLKDKEPFFYKNKDLTTHAAIIGMTGSGKTGLGITLLEEACIDNIPSIIIDPKGDITNLALTFPQMRPEDFLPYIDEAEATNKGQSVEEFATSQAELWRNGIESSFQDLERVKILKESANFNIYTPKSSAGIGVALLSDFACPNITDEEIFSNYINSLAASVLSLVGINSEDMNSKEQLLISTIFDTKFKEQKDVSIEELINFIANPPFKKIGVFDVDTFYPSSERLKLAMKINALIASPSFKGWIQGVRLEISKMLFDENGKAKCNIFTISHLNDAERMFFVTLLLNEIIAWMRGTEGTSSLRAILYMDEIFGFFPPNANPPSKTPMLTLLKQARAFGLGCVLSTQNPVDLDYKGLSNIGTWFIGRLQTAQDKARVIDGLSGISGSSLDKASLESLISNLAKRNFLLKNINEDGLNVISTRWALSYLKGPLSREQISNLMKEQKENLSDTRIDKSEMEFSIKPIISNEITQLYANSKSLTPNLLASAKIRIYDTKKDIDSVYEVGYLYELSENDNEPNWSEASEGLHVDASGNEPSDASFAAVPNFILKAKNFDNIQKDFKEYLYRNFKFNIFEALRIYSKNNETKEQFYIRLQDRCNEILEEQTAKLTAKFEKERKSLQDKLNKALAKLDKEQKEMTTSGLDAAINISASILGAIFGNKLLSRQNAGKIASSARSANRVLKERSDVKLSEQSVNDISLAISELEEKFAQECDALKEANDVQNITINETPISPKKSDIYDEKIVLLWR
- a CDS encoding PilZ domain-containing protein; this encodes MDFKGRQELVINCEDSILKLRDKFIDDGIKFCRQLTFIVPHDQVKICLENIFDTLLIQKPNATQLQDDLNNLIPKSNARDELINFLLLNLTLNFSHSCDNSAFVGYFVNAVSRIKEILCGAKDQQETNVKDMIETGTFFYEDPINTFTRMKKAKVRPELLNLYDGLNIKYEAEILEVKEDSVVFRVDMMQILAMKQDGKGFILPNSFFSKPLCADIVNYNIVNKGVTLSNFLRNTTMYAYKRKFQRILPNRFTKTIIKGKQDKIEGSLYDVSEGGISVLSPQTTNFQDGEELEATFEILIAPDKVKNVTLKLRLVTELAYKGYIRYCMKLIDDDETIKDFTQKRIKETLDELRSRINLYE